One window of Populus nigra chromosome 5, ddPopNigr1.1, whole genome shotgun sequence genomic DNA carries:
- the LOC133693620 gene encoding salicylic acid-binding protein 2-like, which yields MGEVTNQKQHFVLIHGSVAGAWIWYKVKPRLEEAGHRVTALDMAASGVNTKTIQEVRTFDLYNEPLMEFMAKLPENEKVVLVGHSLGGLNLAFAMEKFPEKVSLAVFLTAILPDTVHQPSYMLEKFAEIGPKGEEWQDTLFSFHGTPEEPHTCVHMGCEFMKCKPFHLSSAEDLALQMLLNRPGSMFVESLSKAKRFTDERYGSVPRVYIVCTEDLMMPASFQRWMIEQNGVKEVMEIPADHMPVFSTPAELCHSILGLARKHA from the exons ATGGGAGAGGTCACCAATCAAAAACAGCATTTTGTTTTGATCCATGGTTCAGTTGCAGGAGCTTGGATATGGTACAAGGTCAAGCCAAGGCTAGAGGAAGCTGGCCACCGTGTCACAGCTCTTGACATGGCTGCATCAGGGGTGaacacaaaaacaattcaagaagTTCGCACTTTTGATCTGTATAATGAGCCCTTGATGGAGTTCATGGCCAAATTACCTGAAAATGAAAAGGTTGTATTGGTGGGGCACAGTTTAGGTGGCTTGAATCTGGCTTTCGCTATGGAGAAATTCCCAGAGAAGGTTTCTCTTGCAGTTTTTCTTACTGCAATCTTGCCTGATACCGTGCACCAGCCATCTTATATGTTAGAAAAG TTTGCTGAAATCGGTCCCAAGGGAGAAGAGTGGCAAGACACTCTGTTTTCATTCCATGGAACCCCTGAAGAACCGCATACATGTGTTCACATGGGATGCGAGTTTATGAAGTGCAAGCCCTTTCATCTTTCCTCCGCTGAG GATCTAGCTCTGCAGATGCTCTTAAATAGACCAGGATCGATGTTTGTGGAAAGCCTGTCCAAGGCAAAGAGGTTCACTGATGAGAGATATGGATCAGTGCCGCGAGTTTATATTGTTTGTACTGAGGATTTAATGATGCCTGCCTCATTTCAGCGCTGGATGATTGAGCAAAATGGGGTAAAGGAAGTGATGGAGATTCCTGCAGATCATATGCCAGTTTTTTCTACGCCTGCAGAACTCTGCCATTCTATACTGGGGTTGGCACGCAAGCATGCTTAG
- the LOC133695438 gene encoding salicylic acid-binding protein 2-like yields MRSHLGLALVCPGHGSTLQVDRVLPGRYTSRSFEKHEHVQPPGRPGNQSTHRASPGSITMASNHNIKRMREVNNQKQHFVLIHGSVAGAWVWYKVKPRLEEAGHRVTALDMAASGLNTQKIEEVRTFDQYNEPLMEFMAKLPENEKVVLVGHSLGGLNLAFAMEKFPEKVSLAVFLTAILPDTVHQPSYMLEKYSEIGPKGEEWQDTLFSLHGTPEEPHACVHMGFEFMKCKPFHLSSAEDLALQMLLNRPGSMFVESLSKAKKFTDERYGSVPRVYIVCTEDLMMCASFQRWMIEQNGVKEVMEIPADHVPVFSTPAELCHSILELARKHA; encoded by the exons ATGAGGAGTCACCTGGGTCTCGCCCTAGTTTGCCCGGGTCATGGGTCGACCCTTCAAGTTGACCGGGTTTTGCCGGGTCGTTATACCAGCCGGTCTTTTGAAAAACACGAACATGTCCAGCCACCAGGTCGACCCGGGAACCAATCGACTCACCGGGCTAGTCCGGGTTCAATAACTATGGCATCAAACCACaacatcaaaagaatgagagaggTCAACAATCAAAAACAGCATTTTGTTTTGATCCATGGTTCAGTTGCAGGAGCCTGGGTATGGTACAAGGTCAAGCCAAGGCTAGAGGAAGCTGGCCACCGTGTCACAGCTCTTGACATGGCTGCATCAGGGCTGAACACACAAAAAATTGAAGAAGTTCGCACTTTTGATCAGTATAATGAGCCCTTGATGGAGTTCATGGCCAAATTACCTGAAAATGAAAAGGTTGTATTGGTGGGGCACAGTTTAGGTGGCTTGAATCTGGCTTTTGCTATGGAGAAATTCCCAGAGAAAGTTTCTCTTGCTGTTTTTCTTACTGCAATCTTGCCTGATACCGTGCACCAGCCATCTTATATGTTAGAAAAG TATTCTGAAATCGGTCCCAAGGGAGAAGAGTGGCAAGACACTCTGTTTTCATTACATGGAACCCCTGAAGAACCGCATGCATGTGTTCACATGGGATTCGAGTTTATGAAGTGCAAGCCCTTTCATCTTTCCTCCGCTGAG GATCTAGCTCTGCAGATGCTCTTAAATAGACCAGGATCGATGTTTGTGGAAAGCCTGTCCAAGGCAAAGAAGTTCACTGATGAGAGATATGGATCAGTGCCGCGAGTTTATATTGTTTGTACTGAGGATTTAATGATGTGTGCCTCATTTCAGCGCTGGATGATTGAGCAAAATGGGGTAAAGGAAGTGATGGAGATTCCTGCAGATCATGTGCCAGTTTTTTCTACGCCTGCAGAACTCTGCCATTCTATACTGGAGTTGGCACGCAAGCATGCTTAG
- the LOC133694766 gene encoding uncharacterized protein LOC133694766 produces the protein MSPDSKLSLLCRLVDNLPEPETTKTKERDLLISLSQILKVIQTWIRELDKETESKKKCYGESVLHHEEHSCLIKIVTDLMLLLTVESQYVQHSVGNVLVVFSEFVALSGSGWDSFIHSLSTCLELAIANVFLCSWEPSRTGVEDSNCDFSSYEVLKSSLKGGDWSPAAGIVRVLRNILKHLKQECDDQLLEVYLGSVSSFLSNVPWESMDEIHVDQSCDAWDGDPQSCCSKDASVFRSFGAKEPKVLFLGIFIQFLCSLVEQSSAVETEVGSQVQYPVLSMVISLVPKLACWCLCKKGKSVKLSVSQYFRHKLLMLMLRISYVTCLGCSTLILWLQLLHEYFEELLQKPISKLEAGQDECLEGSPFLLGLSNGELDGMHSFHLQRQTLLLFLRCCFSLMSLTGETSKQCVTSKTILKSCLTVASVSDLDYCSRNKGLLELYNWLQGHLPDDILVDHERYLEKCMGFSLSFLQLYMHEDDVLFMVLLQLLSVPFCSEQWLNGEKQISQYLKDATHHVSNLFNPVHLFHLFLAELHYDHQVLLDYLISKDVGISCAEYLLRCLRMVHNSWNVFATFSMDWKVVNQSCCKKRRLLLDVSDFQGELSSIPVQCISQSLEEEDEKEFEYTCENHQNKRQPFKEAKDCLISLKASVESLHQKNLFPYNPLVLLKRCVFSLTVICYIIYIFITAGLTLT, from the exons ATGTCTCCTGATTCCAAGCTCTCTCTGCTCTGCCGTCTAGTCGACAACCTGCCGGAACCGGAAACAACAAAAACGAAGGAGAGGGATCTTCTAATTTCTCTCTCTCAG ATTTTGAAAGTAATTCAGACTTGGATTCGAGAACTTGATAAA GAGACTGAAAGTAAGAAGAAATGTTATGGTGAGTCGGTGCTGCATCATGAGGAGCACAGCTGTTTGATTAAGATAGTAACTGACTTG ATGCTTCTTCTTACAGTTGAGAGTCAATATGTACAACATTCGGTGGGCAACGTTCTTGTAGTCTTTTCTGAGTTTGTGGCTTTGTCT GGAAGTGGGTGGGAttcttttattcattcattAAGCACTTGTCTTGAATTGGCGATTGCCAATGTGTTCTTGTGTTCTTGGGAACCATCAAGAACTGGAGTTGAGGattcaaattgtgatttttcaagTTATGAAGTCTTAAAATCTAGTTTGAAAGGTGGTGACTGGTCTCCAGCAGCAGGGATTGTTCGAGTTTTGAGAAATATATTGAAACATTTGAAGCAAGAGTGTGATGATCAACTTCTTGAAGTGTATTTGGGTTCTGTCAGTTCCTTTCTTTCAAATGTGCCTTGGGAGTCCATGGATGAGATTCATGTTGATCAGAGTTGCGACGCTTGGGATGGTGATCCTCAGAGTTGCTGTTCTAAGGATGCTTCAGTTTTCAGAAGTTTTGGTGCAAAAGAGCCAAAAGTTCTGTTTCTAGGGATTTTTATCCAGTTCCTTTGCTCTTTGGTTGAGCAAAGTAGTGCTGTGGAAACTGAGGTTGGTTCCCAAGTTCAGTATCCAGTTCTCTCCATGGTCATCAGTCTTGTTCCCAAACTTGCATGCTGGTGCCTTTGCAAGAAAGGGAAGAGTGTGAAGCTGTCAGTCTCTCAATACTTCAGACACAAATTGTTG ATGCTAATGCTGAGAATTAGTTACGTAACCTGTCTAGGTTGCTCTACTCTAATTTTATGGTTGCAACTTCTTCATGAGTACTTCGAAGAGCTTTTGCAGAAACCCATAAGCAAACTCGAGGCTGGTCAGGATGAATGTCTAGAAGGCTCTCCTTTTTTATTAGGTCTTTCTAATGGAGAACTTGATGGCATGCATTCCTTTCATTTGCAGAGGCAGACTCTGCTCCTTTTTCTAAGATGTTGTTTCAGTCTGATGAGTTTAACAGGAGAGACAAGCAAGCAATGTGTGACTTCAAAGACAATTCTCAAGTCTTGCTTGACTGTTGCCTCAGTCTCAGATCTTGATTATTGTAGTAGAAATAAAGGTTTACTGGAGCTTTATAATTGGCTGCAAGGGCATCTTCCAGATGATATATTAGTTGATCATGAAAGGTATCTGGAAAAGTGCATGGGCTTTTCCTTATCTTTCCTCCAGTTATATATGCATGAG GATGATGTATTATTTATGGTCCTTTTGCAACTGCTGAGTGTGCCTTTCTGTTCTGAGCAATG GTTAAATGGAGAAAAGCAGATATCTCAATATCTGAAAGATGCTACTCATCATGTTTCAAACCTCTTTAATCCTGTGCACCTTTTCCATCTATTCCTTGCTGAG TTGCATTATGACCACCAAGTGCTACTTGATTACCTTATTTCTAAAGATGTTGGAATCAGTTGTGCTGAATATCTTTTAAG gtgTTTGCGTATGGTACACAATTCATGGAACGTATTTGCCACATTTTCTATGGATTGGAAAGTTGTAAATCAATCATGTTGCAAGAAGAGAAGACTTCTGTTGGATGTCTCTGATTTTCAGGGAGAGTTGTCATCTATACCTGTGCAATGCATTTCTCAATCACTTGAGGAAGAAGATGAGAAAGAGTTTGAATATACCTGTGAAAACCACCAAAACAAAAGACAGCCATTCAAGGAAGCCAAAGATTGTTTGATTTCCTTAAAAGCTTCTGTGGAAAGTCTTCATCAAAAGAATTTGTTTCCATATAATCCACTAGTGCTCCTGAAACGGTGTGTTTTCTCCTTAACTGTTATCTGTTAcatcatttatattttcatcacaGCAGGATTGACCTTAACGTAG